From one Nitrosococcus halophilus Nc 4 genomic stretch:
- a CDS encoding response regulator, with protein MNILLIEDNADHAELVIRSFQEHRIANRIYHVSHGEEALQYLFRQGNYTNPKASPRPHVILLDLRLPRIDGLEILETIRSTPEITNIPIVVLTTSQAEQDVARAYSEHVNSYLVKPVDFDSFNRMMEDLGFYWLAWNHYPWSETSSKLA; from the coding sequence TTGAATATTTTGCTGATTGAAGATAATGCGGATCATGCAGAACTGGTGATACGCAGTTTTCAAGAACATCGCATCGCTAATCGCATTTATCATGTCTCCCATGGAGAAGAAGCGCTCCAGTACCTATTCCGACAGGGCAACTATACCAATCCAAAAGCGAGTCCCCGTCCCCATGTCATTCTGCTCGACCTGCGTCTACCCCGTATCGATGGTCTAGAAATACTGGAGACCATTCGGTCCACTCCTGAAATCACCAATATTCCCATTGTGGTACTGACCACCTCTCAGGCAGAGCAGGATGTGGCCCGAGCCTATAGCGAGCATGTCAATAGTTATCTGGTCAAGCCTGTGGATTTCGATAGTTTCAACCGAATGATGGAGGATTTGGGTTTCTATTGGCTGGCTTGGAATCATTATCCCTGGTCCGAAACCTCATCCAAGTTAGCCTAA
- a CDS encoding ATP-binding protein, whose product MSLLASLSFKRLFSDLALKWKITSVTIPLIIAILLLGYALSRDKGQEIEFTQKETYGIEYSRALRNLMQASMEHRGLASLYLSSGAKVKDQLEQKQKQIRERIQAVNEEEAQYGAALNTAEGWRNIQTHWEQLQRQVVDLSPKESTARHNSLITLIIDLIAKVKHSSNLTLDPHTDSYYLVDTIQNQLPNLINTIGILRAVAVKTVGNSQISEKDKTDLIGLQKVADLYKRQIEKNLNIIIDNTPALRARLEQSAEEFSQASNRFFNLINNGLLAGVSNNSKLGASETYNTATQAVNAGFHFFDTASSSLNELLQERIAAVKQEQYVTLGGIILFVTFAIGVGFMVIGAITRPIQRAQFLSMAIASGNLENAIESNSNDEVGRMLLSLSDMQKKLRQQIEKERHHLKELEEKNAELERFIYTVSHDLRSPLITIKGFSGMLKRSLSQGDREQMQGDIKRIQAAADKMQLLLDDLLELSRIGRLVNPPEKVSLEHLARETVELVKGAIIERNVQVEIGPDLPLLFGDRKRLLEVMQNLVENAVKFMGEQKEPRIEINALEREGELLCYVRDNGMGISSRYHEKIFDLFDRLDQDVEGTGIGLAIVKRIIEVHEGRVWVESEGPGQGSTFYFSIPKVPA is encoded by the coding sequence ATGAGCTTATTGGCAAGCTTGAGTTTTAAGCGATTATTCTCCGACCTAGCCCTGAAGTGGAAAATCACCTCAGTCACCATTCCCCTGATTATCGCTATCCTTCTGCTAGGGTATGCACTGAGCAGGGATAAAGGCCAGGAAATCGAATTTACCCAGAAGGAAACCTATGGTATCGAGTATAGCCGTGCCCTGCGGAATTTGATGCAAGCCTCCATGGAGCACCGTGGCCTGGCCAGCCTTTATCTTAGCAGCGGCGCCAAGGTTAAGGATCAATTAGAGCAGAAACAAAAGCAAATCAGGGAACGTATTCAAGCCGTCAACGAAGAAGAGGCGCAATACGGTGCAGCCCTTAATACGGCCGAGGGATGGCGGAATATCCAGACCCACTGGGAGCAATTGCAACGTCAGGTCGTCGATTTGTCCCCCAAAGAAAGCACGGCTCGACACAATAGCCTAATTACCCTGATCATTGACTTAATTGCCAAGGTCAAACATTCCTCCAATTTAACCCTGGACCCCCACACCGACAGTTATTACTTGGTAGACACGATACAAAATCAGCTACCGAACTTAATAAACACCATCGGTATATTACGGGCGGTAGCGGTAAAAACAGTGGGCAATTCGCAAATCAGTGAAAAAGATAAAACCGATCTGATTGGTTTACAGAAAGTAGCGGATCTCTATAAAAGACAAATTGAAAAAAATCTCAACATTATTATCGACAATACCCCCGCCTTGAGAGCCAGACTGGAGCAATCCGCCGAGGAGTTCTCCCAAGCCAGCAATCGTTTCTTCAATTTAATAAACAACGGCTTACTGGCTGGAGTCAGCAACAATAGCAAGCTGGGCGCAAGTGAGACCTACAACACCGCAACGCAAGCGGTAAACGCCGGATTTCATTTTTTCGATACCGCCTCCTCATCCCTGAATGAACTTTTGCAAGAGCGGATAGCAGCAGTCAAGCAAGAACAATATGTCACTCTAGGGGGGATAATCTTGTTTGTAACGTTTGCCATTGGCGTTGGCTTCATGGTCATTGGCGCAATTACCCGGCCTATCCAAAGGGCGCAATTTCTTTCCATGGCCATTGCCAGCGGCAATCTGGAAAATGCCATTGAGAGTAATAGTAATGATGAAGTGGGCCGGATGCTACTCTCCTTAAGCGATATGCAGAAAAAACTGCGGCAGCAGATTGAAAAGGAGCGCCATCACCTCAAAGAATTGGAAGAAAAAAACGCAGAACTGGAACGCTTTATCTATACCGTTTCCCATGATCTCCGCAGCCCCTTAATCACCATTAAAGGCTTTTCAGGCATGCTGAAGCGCAGCCTCTCCCAAGGTGACAGGGAACAGATGCAAGGAGATATTAAGCGCATCCAGGCTGCGGCAGATAAAATGCAATTATTGCTTGACGACTTGCTAGAGCTCTCCCGCATTGGCCGCTTGGTTAACCCACCGGAAAAGGTTTCCCTAGAACATCTCGCCCGGGAGACCGTCGAACTGGTTAAAGGCGCTATCATTGAGCGAAATGTCCAAGTTGAAATTGGCCCCGACTTACCCCTCCTTTTTGGCGATCGGAAACGGCTTCTAGAGGTCATGCAGAACCTTGTTGAAAATGCTGTTAAGTTCATGGGCGAGCAAAAAGAACCCCGGATTGAGATCAATGCCCTAGAAAGAGAGGGGGAACTGCTATGCTACGTGCGGGATAATGGTATGGGAATCAGTTCCCGCTATCATGAAAAGATTTTTGATCTATTTGATAGGCTCGATCAAGATGTGGAGGGTACGGGGATCGGCCTTGCTATTGTGAAGCGCATTATTGAAGTCCATGAAGGGCGGGTCTGGGTTGAATCAGAAGGTCCAGGCCAAGGAAGCACATTTTATTTCTCTATCCCAAAGGTCCCAGCTTAA
- a CDS encoding carbon-nitrogen hydrolase gives MKVAIVQQACSQQRQESLKYSIQGIRKAAEQGAKLILLPELHTGPYFCQTEDTQYFDLAEPIPGPSTEVFGTLAAELGVVLVISLFERRAPGIYHNTAVVLETDGHIAGRYRKMHIPDDPNFYEKFYFTPGDLGFTPIETSVGRLGILVCWDQWYPEAARLMALGGAELLLYPSAIGWDPRDDEVEKSRQQEAWITVQRGHAIANGLPLLASNRIGIEPDPSQQTPGIQFWGASFIAGPQGEVLAMGPMDEAAVLVAEIDLQRIEVIRRIWPYLRDRRIDAYENLTQRYLD, from the coding sequence TTGAAAGTTGCTATCGTTCAGCAAGCCTGTAGCCAGCAGCGCCAAGAGAGCCTCAAATACAGCATCCAAGGGATTCGAAAAGCGGCTGAACAAGGCGCGAAGCTAATTCTATTGCCAGAACTGCATACGGGACCCTACTTTTGTCAAACTGAGGATACCCAGTATTTTGACCTGGCAGAGCCCATTCCCGGTCCCTCAACAGAAGTCTTTGGAACCTTGGCGGCAGAGCTGGGGGTTGTCCTGGTTATTTCCCTGTTCGAGCGCCGAGCGCCCGGGATTTACCATAATACAGCGGTGGTCTTGGAGACAGACGGCCACATTGCTGGACGTTATCGCAAGATGCATATTCCTGACGACCCCAATTTTTATGAAAAATTTTATTTTACTCCAGGTGATTTAGGATTTACGCCTATTGAGACCTCGGTGGGACGCCTTGGAATCTTAGTCTGCTGGGATCAATGGTATCCCGAGGCGGCCCGTCTGATGGCCTTAGGGGGCGCGGAATTGCTGCTCTATCCTAGCGCCATCGGTTGGGATCCTCGAGATGATGAAGTGGAAAAGTCTCGACAGCAGGAAGCTTGGATCACTGTACAACGGGGCCATGCCATTGCCAATGGCTTGCCCCTTCTCGCCAGCAACCGGATTGGGATAGAACCCGACCCTAGCCAACAGACACCGGGTATCCAGTTCTGGGGCGCAAGTTTTATCGCTGGACCTCAAGGGGAAGTGCTTGCTATGGGGCCGATGGATGAAGCCGCAGTATTAGTGGCGGAAATAGACCTTCAACGTATCGAGGTCATTCGCCGAATCTGGCCTTACCTGCGGGATCGCCGGATTGATGCTTATGAAAACTTAACCCAACGTTATCTTGACTAA
- a CDS encoding agmatine deiminase family protein — protein sequence MNNPKYTLLPEWAPQSGVMLTWPTAESDWGPWLKEIEAVYLNIAREIASREKLLIVCRHPDHLAHVKKQLAQQRINQAALSLHVAPFNDTWVRDYGPLGCLDPEGRPLLLDFVFNGWGGKYEARLDNEVTARLYTQGVFGTITFKQLALTLEGGSIEVDGAGSLLTTASCLLSGTRNGNLTQEAMEVQLKQWLGVEQVLWLHHGQLAGDDTDGHIDTLARFCDPQTICYVACDDPKDQHYPELQAMEGELRTLQTAKSAPYRLVPLPWPSPKFNAEGQRLPASYANFLILNGAVLVPTYQDPADTQALSILQSCFPDRQAVGIDCLPLIQQYGSLHCMAMQLPAGIL from the coding sequence ATGAACAATCCTAAATATACCTTACTTCCAGAATGGGCTCCCCAAAGTGGAGTCATGCTGACCTGGCCCACTGCTGAAAGTGACTGGGGACCTTGGCTGAAGGAAATTGAGGCGGTGTACCTGAACATTGCCCGCGAGATCGCCAGCCGAGAAAAGTTACTCATTGTTTGCCGCCACCCGGATCACCTGGCCCACGTGAAAAAGCAGTTGGCGCAACAAAGGATAAATCAAGCTGCCCTCTCCCTTCATGTGGCCCCTTTCAATGATACTTGGGTTCGAGACTATGGCCCTCTGGGCTGCTTGGATCCAGAGGGACGGCCTCTACTGCTGGATTTTGTTTTCAATGGCTGGGGGGGTAAATATGAAGCCAGGCTGGATAATGAGGTCACAGCACGGCTATATACACAAGGTGTTTTTGGGACCATTACATTCAAACAGTTAGCATTGACTCTTGAGGGAGGCAGTATTGAAGTCGATGGTGCAGGCAGCTTACTCACTACCGCAAGTTGCTTGTTATCTGGAACTCGTAATGGTAACCTTACCCAGGAAGCCATGGAAGTGCAGCTTAAGCAGTGGTTAGGCGTTGAGCAAGTACTATGGCTACACCACGGCCAACTCGCTGGGGATGATACCGACGGCCATATCGATACCTTGGCCCGTTTCTGTGACCCCCAGACAATATGCTATGTGGCTTGTGATGATCCGAAAGACCAACATTACCCTGAGCTTCAAGCCATGGAAGGAGAACTACGAACCCTGCAAACGGCTAAAAGCGCCCCTTACCGTTTGGTGCCATTGCCTTGGCCGAGCCCTAAATTTAATGCCGAAGGTCAGCGACTACCGGCAAGCTATGCCAATTTTCTTATTCTCAATGGGGCGGTTTTGGTCCCTACCTACCAAGATCCCGCCGATACCCAGGCCCTATCGATTCTCCAAAGTTGTTTCCCGGATCGGCAAGCGGTCGGCATTGACTGCCTTCCTCTCATTCAACAATATGGCAGTCTCCACTGCATGGCCATGCAGCTACCGGCGGGTATCCTCTAG
- a CDS encoding SLC13 family permease, with the protein MTESTAQYPYHRRQYIGLILGPLVVVSLLVLPPPPGLDIEAWRTAAVALLMAIWWITEALPIPVTALLPLVLFPLFGIADIRETAIPYANPLIFLFMGGFIIALGMQRCGLHRRLAYFILSHMGASPAATLGGFMAASAFLSLWISNTATTMLMLPIAISVIEGLRGTKESTPPSSPFAVALLLGTAYGASIGGLGTLVGTAPNALLAGFVLETYGLELGFAEWMLLAAPFLLVLLTLAWLMLTQVAFPGLHREHGDQRVQMRQALKQLGPVSRAERRVSMVFTLVAALWLLRPLIEAMAPHFALNDPGIALFGAILLFLIPVDWQRGHFLMDWTTAEQLPWGTLLLFGGGLSLAASISDTGLANWLGDSFTLLSGLPPWLILLGIATTVMFLTELTSNTATTSVFLPILGSVALSLGQPPLQLLIPVTLAVSCAFMMPVATPPNAIVFGTGLISIPQMARAGFYLNLAGLLAITGISYWWVPLIFSPSLP; encoded by the coding sequence ATGACCGAATCCACGGCTCAATACCCCTATCATCGCCGCCAATACATTGGGCTTATTCTTGGCCCCTTGGTGGTGGTTTCGCTTCTGGTGCTACCGCCTCCTCCTGGCTTGGATATTGAAGCTTGGCGAACCGCCGCGGTAGCTTTGTTAATGGCTATCTGGTGGATTACAGAAGCCTTACCGATCCCCGTTACCGCACTCCTCCCTTTGGTCCTATTTCCCCTGTTTGGAATTGCCGACATCCGGGAAACGGCAATCCCTTATGCTAATCCACTTATCTTTTTATTTATGGGAGGTTTCATCATTGCCTTGGGGATGCAGCGCTGCGGCCTGCACCGGCGTCTTGCTTACTTTATCCTCAGCCACATGGGGGCTTCACCTGCGGCGACCCTTGGCGGCTTCATGGCCGCTAGTGCCTTTCTCAGCCTTTGGATTAGCAATACCGCCACCACTATGCTGATGCTGCCCATCGCCATCTCTGTGATTGAAGGGCTTCGAGGAACGAAAGAATCTACCCCGCCATCTTCCCCTTTTGCGGTGGCCCTTCTGTTAGGCACCGCCTATGGGGCCAGCATAGGCGGCCTCGGCACCCTCGTAGGAACGGCGCCCAATGCGCTATTAGCCGGCTTTGTTCTGGAAACCTATGGCCTGGAGTTAGGGTTTGCGGAATGGATGCTGCTGGCAGCCCCCTTTCTGCTAGTGCTCTTAACCCTTGCTTGGCTCATGCTTACCCAAGTCGCATTTCCAGGCCTTCATAGAGAACACGGCGATCAGAGGGTCCAGATGCGCCAGGCACTAAAGCAACTCGGTCCTGTGTCTCGGGCTGAACGCAGGGTCAGTATGGTCTTTACGCTAGTCGCCGCCCTTTGGTTGCTACGCCCCCTAATCGAAGCGATGGCCCCCCACTTCGCGCTTAATGATCCGGGAATCGCCCTCTTTGGCGCCATTCTCCTGTTTCTCATTCCCGTTGATTGGCAACGGGGGCATTTTCTCATGGATTGGACCACGGCAGAGCAATTGCCCTGGGGCACTTTGTTGCTCTTCGGGGGAGGACTCAGCCTTGCTGCCAGCATCAGTGACACAGGACTGGCTAACTGGCTCGGCGATAGCTTCACCCTGCTATCCGGCTTACCCCCTTGGCTGATATTGCTGGGGATTGCGACGACAGTGATGTTCCTCACAGAACTCACCAGCAACACGGCCACAACCTCCGTATTCCTACCTATTCTGGGTTCTGTCGCCTTAAGCTTGGGCCAACCCCCCTTGCAGCTCTTAATCCCCGTCACCCTGGCGGTCAGCTGCGCCTTTATGATGCCGGTGGCCACTCCCCCTAATGCCATTGTCTTTGGCACTGGCCTCATTAGTATTCCCCAGATGGCACGGGCCGGATTTTATCTTAACTTAGCCGGTCTCCTAGCCATCACCGGGATCAGTTATTGGTGGGTCCCCCTTATCTTTAGCCCTTCTCTACCCTAA
- a CDS encoding UDP-2,3-diacylglucosamine diphosphatase: MASLHYRTIWLSDIHLGSRGCNAEFLLDFLTQVEAERLYLVGDIIDFWKLKNGWYWPKLQNEVVRNVLQKAANGTEVIYIPGNHDEFFRDYVGKNFGGIRIEAQAIHVTEDGRRFLVLHGDEFDSIVCHSKWVALIGGHAYDMLLVFNRWFNFFRRKLGFPYWSLSAYLKHKVKNAVNFISNYEQALVHEAKRQGVGGIICGHIHKATVEDFEGVLYCNTGDWVESCTALVENKAGQLAILHWADESVFLINEDAPASIERKRRLVSTN, encoded by the coding sequence ATGGCATCGTTACATTACCGTACCATTTGGCTCTCTGATATTCATCTGGGTTCTCGGGGCTGTAATGCAGAGTTCTTGCTAGATTTCTTGACCCAGGTTGAAGCAGAGCGGCTTTATCTTGTAGGAGATATTATTGATTTTTGGAAGCTTAAAAACGGCTGGTATTGGCCTAAACTGCAAAACGAAGTCGTGCGCAACGTCCTGCAGAAGGCGGCAAACGGTACCGAAGTGATCTATATACCTGGAAATCATGATGAGTTCTTTCGGGATTATGTCGGTAAAAATTTTGGCGGTATTCGAATCGAGGCGCAAGCAATACACGTTACCGAAGATGGCCGGCGCTTTTTAGTCCTCCATGGGGATGAATTTGATAGCATCGTTTGCCATAGTAAGTGGGTGGCTTTGATTGGCGGCCATGCCTACGATATGCTTCTGGTATTTAATCGATGGTTCAATTTTTTCCGGCGTAAGCTGGGTTTCCCCTATTGGTCTTTGTCCGCATATCTTAAACACAAAGTTAAGAATGCGGTTAACTTTATCAGCAATTATGAACAGGCCCTGGTTCATGAGGCTAAGCGTCAAGGAGTCGGTGGCATCATCTGTGGTCATATTCATAAAGCGACGGTGGAAGATTTTGAGGGGGTTTTATACTGTAATACCGGAGATTGGGTAGAGAGTTGTACGGCGCTGGTAGAAAATAAAGCTGGCCAGCTTGCCATTCTTCATTGGGCTGATGAAAGCGTCTTTTTGATTAACGAAGATGCCCCTGCAAGCATTGAACGTAAGAGGCGTTTAGTCAGCACCAATTAA
- a CDS encoding sensor histidine kinase: MANHEEWSKTALPEEPKNPQIQPASSPPQDLERLARELQTSQTALEVKSQELQQSQQALEEARNRCAELYDFAPVGYLTLDCQGYIQEINLTGAALLGAERSHIVGELFSVWVVQRDIPVFLSFLKAVYQEGGKAAQELRLKRWDGKIIYAHLENLALRGQKEGERSRRIALLDFSARTQSQVQLQQSREELFQCAQLTLLGELGVGLAHEINQPLAAIATYAQECVRRLRTSTRDPVSLLSAMEEVVIQAERASEIIRRLRQWVPWELQQPQRIQINKIILRAIELVEPRLDYEGISISLGVPHDLPPIFVSPIEVEQVLLDLLCKVMDTMANDPSSRRELKLTAKLNAAREIEVRVSTKAGQAVDRLEQVFESLFTTQPEGLGLGLAISRSLIEKHGGRLWAMPRWEQGATFRFTLPVLPKDNQNE; the protein is encoded by the coding sequence GTGGCAAATCACGAAGAATGGTCTAAAACGGCTCTGCCGGAGGAACCCAAAAACCCTCAGATTCAACCGGCGTCTTCCCCACCTCAAGATCTTGAACGCCTAGCTCGGGAACTCCAGACCTCTCAAACCGCGTTAGAGGTAAAAAGCCAGGAACTCCAGCAGTCCCAGCAAGCGCTGGAAGAGGCGCGAAATCGCTGTGCCGAGTTATATGATTTCGCCCCGGTGGGTTATCTCACTTTGGATTGCCAGGGCTATATTCAGGAGATCAATCTGACGGGAGCAGCGCTGCTAGGGGCAGAGCGTTCACATATCGTCGGAGAGTTATTTAGCGTCTGGGTCGTGCAGCGGGATATCCCAGTGTTTCTTTCTTTTCTTAAGGCAGTTTATCAGGAAGGGGGTAAAGCGGCTCAGGAACTCCGTCTCAAACGCTGGGATGGCAAAATCATTTATGCCCATTTAGAAAATTTAGCCTTAAGAGGGCAAAAAGAGGGAGAGAGGAGTCGCCGTATTGCCTTGCTGGATTTCAGCGCCCGGACTCAGTCCCAGGTCCAGCTGCAGCAAAGTCGGGAAGAACTTTTTCAGTGTGCCCAACTCACCCTCCTGGGTGAACTTGGAGTAGGATTAGCCCATGAAATTAATCAGCCTCTAGCCGCTATCGCTACCTATGCTCAAGAGTGTGTACGCCGATTGCGTACCAGTACAAGGGACCCGGTTTCTTTACTGAGCGCCATGGAGGAGGTTGTTATTCAAGCAGAACGCGCTAGTGAAATCATCAGGCGCTTGAGGCAATGGGTCCCTTGGGAACTACAGCAGCCTCAGAGGATCCAAATCAATAAAATTATTTTGCGGGCGATAGAGTTAGTGGAGCCTAGGCTAGATTATGAAGGGATTTCGATTTCGCTAGGGGTGCCCCATGACTTACCGCCTATCTTTGTCAGCCCCATCGAGGTGGAACAGGTTTTGCTAGATTTGTTGTGCAAGGTGATGGATACGATGGCGAACGATCCGTCATCTCGCCGTGAATTAAAGCTAACGGCGAAACTAAACGCAGCCCGGGAGATTGAAGTGAGGGTCAGTACCAAGGCGGGGCAGGCCGTCGACCGGCTCGAACAGGTGTTCGAATCCCTTTTTACTACCCAACCTGAAGGGTTAGGACTGGGTTTAGCCATCAGCCGTAGTCTTATTGAAAAACATGGTGGACGGCTATGGGCTATGCCCCGCTGGGAGCAGGGCGCCACCTTTCGTTTTACTTTGCCTGTTTTGCCTAAGGATAACCAGAATGAATAG
- a CDS encoding response regulator transcription factor, with translation MNSESHPAIVFVVDDDEAVRDSLRWVIESAGFKVKTYPSAGEFLKKLDPSQSGCLVLDVRMPEMSGLQLQKLLSEKNNPLPVIFISAHGSVPDAVGALHGGAIDFLMKPFDNQILLERIERSIKLDRKRRETRQQQEEIAQRVAQLTSRERQVMELIVKGKPNKVVAIELGISTKTVEIHRARVMEKLEAKNLADLIHLARFLEDTNVESSPN, from the coding sequence ATGAATAGTGAGAGTCATCCAGCAATTGTGTTTGTCGTTGACGATGATGAGGCGGTGCGGGACTCTCTGCGCTGGGTTATCGAGTCAGCGGGGTTTAAGGTCAAAACTTACCCTTCGGCAGGCGAGTTTTTGAAGAAGTTGGACCCTAGCCAATCGGGGTGTTTGGTGCTTGATGTTCGGATGCCTGAAATGAGCGGTTTACAGTTGCAGAAATTGCTTTCGGAAAAAAACAACCCCCTCCCTGTCATTTTTATTTCTGCCCATGGGAGTGTCCCCGATGCGGTAGGTGCGTTGCATGGGGGAGCCATTGATTTTCTTATGAAACCCTTTGACAACCAGATCCTCCTAGAGCGTATCGAGAGAAGTATTAAACTGGATCGAAAAAGGCGTGAAACTAGGCAGCAGCAAGAGGAAATTGCCCAGCGGGTGGCCCAGCTCACCTCTCGCGAGCGCCAAGTGATGGAACTCATTGTGAAGGGTAAACCTAACAAGGTGGTGGCTATAGAATTGGGAATTAGCACTAAAACCGTTGAAATCCACCGAGCTCGGGTGATGGAAAAATTGGAGGCTAAAAACCTGGCCGATCTGATCCATTTAGCACGTTTTTTGGAAGACACAAACGTTGAGTCGTCGCCTAACTAA
- a CDS encoding RNA-guided endonuclease TnpB family protein yields MMKRAYQERFYPTAEQADLLARSFGCARFVWNNTLKHRTDAFYQNGEVIPHWALEKRLVQLKQDFSWLNEVSSVTSDGFKSGNPKYTEQYEAKLAYLQRKLAKKRKGSRNRNKLRLKVARVHTKIADCRRDATHKASRTLINENQVVCVESLAVKNMIKHPRLAKPIADAHWGEFVRQLKYKAQWVGRTVVEIDRGFPSSKRCPTPGCGHINKMLPLEVREWSCPSCGTVHDRDIAAAINIKTAGLAGLASGATGTGATTGVVA; encoded by the coding sequence ATCATGAAGAGGGCGTACCAGGAACGATTCTATCCCACAGCTGAACAAGCCGATCTGCTGGCTCGTTCGTTCGGCTGTGCGCGTTTTGTTTGGAACAACACGCTCAAGCATCGTACCGATGCGTTCTATCAGAACGGCGAAGTCATTCCCCATTGGGCGCTGGAAAAAAGGCTTGTCCAACTCAAGCAGGACTTTTCTTGGCTGAATGAGGTTTCCAGCGTCACTAGCGACGGATTCAAATCCGGCAATCCCAAGTACACCGAGCAGTACGAAGCGAAGCTGGCCTATCTGCAGCGTAAGCTGGCGAAGAAGCGGAAAGGTTCCCGTAACCGCAACAAACTGCGGCTGAAGGTGGCCCGTGTGCACACTAAAATAGCTGACTGCCGTAGGGACGCCACCCACAAGGCGAGCCGCACACTGATCAACGAAAACCAAGTCGTGTGCGTTGAATCTCTGGCGGTGAAGAACATGATCAAACACCCCCGGCTTGCCAAGCCCATAGCCGATGCCCATTGGGGTGAGTTTGTCCGTCAACTGAAGTACAAGGCGCAGTGGGTAGGGCGAACCGTAGTCGAGATCGACCGCGGGTTTCCCAGCTCCAAGCGTTGCCCCACCCCAGGGTGCGGACATATCAACAAAATGCTGCCGCTGGAGGTGCGTGAATGGAGCTGTCCCTCGTGCGGGACTGTCCATGACCGCGACATCGCAGCGGCGATCAATATCAAAACCGCCGGGCTGGCGGGGTTAGCCTCTGGAGCGACTGGAACGGGGGCGACAACAGGTGTTGTCGCCTAG
- the hemW gene encoding radical SAM family heme chaperone HemW, whose product MLQFHALPPLALYIHLPWCVRKCPYCDFNSHPLPEEFPETAYIDALIRDLEQDLPRIWGRRIHSIFMGGGTPSLFSPESLDRLLSALRARLSWAPQMEITLEANPGTVEQGRFTEFRSLGINRLSLGIQSFNDEALKNLGRIHSSQEACQAIAMAHTAGFDNINLDLMFGLPGQTETQALADITTAISFAPSHISHYQLTIEPHTYFYRYPPSLPSEEGIDTWQEACQAQLTHGGYGRYEVSAFAKKGRQCQHNLNYWRFGDYLGIGAGAHGKISDAMENRITRIWKIKHPSAYLTKAGTAEGIGGETILSPQEAAFEFMLNALRLTGGFPSRLFQERVGLPISVVEKALHQAETLELIEWDFQQIRPTEKGLSLLNELLQLFLP is encoded by the coding sequence ATGCTCCAATTCCACGCTCTACCGCCTCTTGCCCTATACATCCATCTCCCCTGGTGCGTTCGTAAGTGCCCCTATTGCGACTTCAATTCCCATCCCTTGCCGGAGGAATTCCCGGAAACCGCTTATATTGATGCTCTGATCCGAGATTTGGAACAGGATCTGCCGCGGATCTGGGGCCGACGTATCCACAGCATCTTTATGGGAGGGGGGACTCCTAGCCTTTTTTCTCCAGAGAGCTTAGATCGGCTGCTCTCAGCACTGCGGGCCCGCCTGTCTTGGGCACCGCAGATGGAAATTACCCTGGAGGCTAACCCGGGAACCGTAGAACAAGGTCGTTTCACTGAATTCCGCAGCCTCGGCATCAACCGCCTTTCCCTTGGCATCCAAAGCTTTAACGATGAGGCGCTTAAAAATCTGGGGCGAATCCACTCCTCCCAGGAGGCCTGTCAGGCCATAGCAATGGCCCATACTGCAGGGTTTGATAATATTAACTTAGACCTGATGTTTGGCCTCCCTGGGCAAACGGAAACCCAAGCCCTAGCTGATATCACCACAGCCATTAGCTTTGCCCCTAGCCATATTTCCCACTATCAACTCACTATCGAGCCCCACACTTATTTTTACCGCTATCCCCCCTCCCTGCCTTCAGAGGAAGGTATCGATACTTGGCAAGAGGCTTGTCAAGCTCAGTTAACTCATGGGGGTTATGGCCGCTATGAAGTATCCGCCTTTGCTAAAAAGGGTCGGCAATGTCAGCATAATCTCAATTATTGGCGTTTTGGGGATTATCTTGGAATCGGCGCTGGCGCCCATGGAAAAATCTCCGATGCCATGGAAAACCGCATCACTCGAATCTGGAAAATTAAACATCCTTCAGCCTATCTTACCAAAGCAGGCACAGCGGAAGGCATCGGCGGGGAAACGATCCTCTCTCCCCAAGAGGCGGCCTTTGAATTCATGCTCAACGCCTTGCGCTTGACGGGGGGATTTCCCAGCCGCCTGTTTCAGGAGCGGGTGGGCCTTCCCATTAGTGTGGTGGAAAAAGCATTACACCAAGCAGAGACTCTAGAATTGATTGAGTGGGACTTTCAGCAGATCCGTCCTACAGAAAAAGGATTGTCCTTGCTGAACGAGTTATTGCAGCTATTTTTACCCTGA